Below is a window of Desmonostoc muscorum LEGE 12446 DNA.
CGACTACCTCACAGGTGAAGGTGTAGATCTACAAATTATTAATCAGTGGAAGCAATTTTTTACTAAGGCGATACGCAAAAGTTTTTGGCAAGGTCAGCCCGATCGCGTCATTGAAAACGATCCAGATGTCATTACACTGACCTATGCTCTGATTGTAAATGAACAGAACTACATTGAAGACAGGCTTTTAAAGCCCATAGCCGGAATTCCTGAGTACGTACCTTTCCAGAAACCAATAAGTGTTCTCTTCAAAATTAGTCAAGCTTTAGAACTCACGAAACTCATTTTTCCAAAAGCAAAAGCATCTTCCCCTTCTGTCCCCGCAGAATTTTTGATCCATACTGTTGGTGATTTTAATAATTTACAGATTCGGATTGACACAGGACGCAAATTGTACTTTAGCATTGCGATCAAAGACCCAAGTAGAGGTGAAGATATCAAACGATGGGTTAAAACCAAAATCCATGATGGCTCTCGACAGAATTATGATCCTGTCCATTACAGCGTGAAGTCTGTAGCAGCGGCTGCACTTGATCGTAAGCTTTCAAGCCCACTCATTCCTACTGGCCCCTTACCAAGCTGGCCTGGGCCACCTCCATCAACAGTGCGTACTTGGTCAACTATCCGCCCTGGGTTCGGGTCTTCCTTAGGACTTCTGCCAATCGATGCTTTCGTCTCCCCTGAAGGAGAAATTCAATCTGGTGGTTCTAGTCGCAAACCAGTGGAAACTGTTGATGGAAAATTACTTTCAAAAATTTTGTTTTAAACGCTTTCGCAGCAGAATATTTCGAGGATAAATTTAACTTCTTTGTACTCAATTACTAATGAACTTGAGTCTAATTAAAGATTATGAAAAACAAGCAGAATACCATAAATTCTCGACTTATTGATCGAGTTGATGAAGTTACTTCTAACGATATTTTTAATCTTCAACAAGATAACAGCTTTTTATCTGAATCTATTCCAGCCTCAAAACTACAGTGGAATGCAGCATCACCAGAACAGCTAGAGTTCATGCAGCAAGTCTATAATTACCACGTAAAAAGCTCTGCTAAAAAACGACCTTTTGTAAACGACATTCCAGCCGCCGAACTAGCAGTAATTGAGGGAGGACATAGGGCAAAAATCTCAGCAGCTCAATCTTGTCGGGATTTGCTGGCAGCAGCAAGGGCAGCTCTTGAGCAGCAGCAGCAGGCTCAAGTAGAACAGGCTTTATCAGTAAAGAATATTACGTTAATCAGTGCTTATCGCTCTGCCTCACAGCAATTTACGATCTGGCAGCGAAATTTTCCTAATTATTATCGGGAAACTGCTAGTAAACGTGCTGGGCTTTCTGGTGGAGAACACGGACAAAAAGCAGTAGCATATTTAGCTGGGTATATCAGTTCTCTTGTAGCTGCCCCTGGGTACAGCCTCCACAACAATGGACTAGCAGTCGATTTGGGTACTAGAGACAAAGGGGTGAATTTAGGTGCGAGTAAATCCCAACGGCAACCCTGGCGGCAGTCCTGGCTGTTTGGCTGGCTGACGGTGAATGCCTCCCAATTTAACTACTACCAGAACACCTCAATTGACGAACCTTGGCATTGGGAGTATCGAGAAACCACCCCTCAGCCCTCACAGAGCGAGTTCAACGAGTTTTGGGAATTTGGCTCAGCCCAGCAAAATCTGCTAGAACCAGCACCTGTAGATGATGAGCGGTTTAGTCAAGAATATTTCGAGCAACAAGAGTCTGCTGTCTTGAACTTACCCGTTCATACTGTCATAGATCAAAATGCCCTTCAGCGTTCTGACCCTCCAGAATTGCGATCGCTTTCTAGCCGGATACCCCAGTACACTCGCGTTCGGATTGAGCAAATTGAAGGCAATTATGCCAGAGTCAGCGGTGTAGATGGTACAGCATACGGTTGGACGGCTCTTGTCAACTTAGGCACTTATTATAAAGATTTCCAGAGATTACAAAGCGCCTCTTTGTCACCGAGTACACCACTGAGTATCTCGGCTAATTGGTCAAGTCTCAAGCGTACTCTGGCTAGTACTTATAATCGACTAGGCGGATTAATGAATGTACTAGCAACAGAGTTAAATATTCCTCAAGCAGCACTTCTGGCTGTGTGGCAAGTTGAAAGCGGAGGTCGAACTCATGTTCCCAATCAAGCAGTGATTCGGTTTGAAAATCATCTTTTATTCCGCCAATGGGGACAAAACAATCAGCAAATTTATGATCGGCACTTTCAACATGGGGGACACAATGGGATTTCCGGTCGCCCTTGGCAAAATCACAAGTTTCGAGAAAATCCTAGTGATGCTTTTCAAGGATTTCATGGTGACCAAGCGCGGGAATATCAAGTTCTAGCTTTGGCTTCTCGCCTAGCAACAGAAGAGATTGCTTTGCAATGTATTAGTATTGGCGGTCCGCAAATCCTCGGTTCTAATTACCGGATGATTGGCTACACCACCCCACGAGAAATGTATGATGCTTTTCAATCTGGAGAACGTCCGCAAGTTTTAGGCTTTTTTGATTTTTGTCAGTATAAGTTGGGACATGGTAGTAATCGCGGCGCTTTGATTCGACACCTAGCTGCTCTCAATTGGGAGGAATTTACCAGAGGTTACAACGGCAATGGGCAAGTAGCGACTTACTCAGCTAATTTGCGTCAAGCCTATCAAGCTGCAACAGAAATTTTCACACTCACACCTCCGGCTTCACAATCATTGAGAGATTTTTCAGGCGGTAAGTCGGTGGCGATCGCCGAGGGCAGAGATGAGTTAACAAATGTACCACTCCTGACGGGACATAGAGGAACACCTCCTGATTTGATTTTACGTTGGAATGAAATGACGGTACGCCCCACATCAATTGATGTCGTTGTACATCTTCACGGCTACTCTAGCGATCGCCTGCGTATGGTTATCAGCCGCACAAAAGAACCTAACAGTGGTTTTGTTAACCCCAGCAACCCAGGTGATTTATCTTTAGGTCGCCACCGTCCAACTTTGGCTATTTTGCCACGGGGTAACTATTTTGGTGGTGCATCAGGTAACGGATACAATTTCCCAGCTTTGATTACACCCACTGGTTTGACAGAATTAATCGAGTTTTCTCTACAGCATTTTGCCCGTGGCTTTGGATTAGGGAATCTGCAAGTGGGACGACTAATTATTACTGCCCATTCTGGTGGTGGCGCTCCGTTAATGCAAATTTTACTCCACAATGACCCCCATGAAGTTCACGTATTTGATGCTCTCTATCAAGATGCTCACAACTTGATTCGCTGGGCACAAAACCGCATTCGTCGTGACCAAACAGTTCTAGAAACCCCCATGAGCCAAGATGCCCAGCAATATATGCAGCAGCAAGGAGGGGCGTTACGGGTTTTTTACAAAGCAAGTACTCCAACAGAATCTTATAGCCTTACCGTCCACCAAGCGCTGATGGCTGCATTACCTAATGCTCCTAGCCCCGCCGCACTGTTATCAAATTGGTATCGCGTACAAAAAACTACGATCGCACACGGTGATATTCCGCGCCGCTATGGTTTTCAATTGCTAGGTAACGCTGCTGCTCTACTACCAGATGCCTATCCTCAGTAGTTCACACCGTGCTTTTACCATCATAGGACAGCGATCGCTCCCAAAATTTGCTGCCAAGTTCCCTTTTACAGCTTCGTGAAGGGTTAAAATCGTTGAATTAATTGCCATTAAAGCAAATCAAGTAGTATATAATGAGGGATTGTGTCGAATTAAAGCTAGACAATGCCTAAACTCAAGACTCGTAAAGCAGCAGCGAAGCGATTCCGTGCCACCGGCAGCGGCAAAATCGTCCGTCGCAAAGCTTTCAAAAACCACCTTTTAGAACATAAAACTTCTAACAAAAAGCGTAATCTGTCCAAGACTACACTTGTAGATGAACGCGATGAAGATAATGTGCGCTTGATGCTCCCATATTTGTAAGTCTTTCAGGAATTAAGTTATGACACGGGTAAAACGCGGTAACGTAGCTCGCAAACGCCGCAATAAAATTCTCAAAATAGCTAAAGGTTTTCGCGGTTCCCACTCGACTTTGTTTAGAACTGCCAACCAGCAAGTGATGAAGGCGCTACGGAGTGCCTACCGCGATCGCAAAAAGAAAAAGCGCGATTTTCGTCGCCTCTGGATCACCCGCATCAACGCTGCTGCAAGACTACACGGCTTGAGTTACAGCCAGTTGATTGGTAACCTGAAAAAAGCTGATGTCCAACTAAATCGCAAGATGTTGGCACAACTAGCAGTACTCGATCCTGCAAGCTTCGGCAAAGTCGCTGAATTAGCTAATCAAGCTAAAGCATAAAGGTGGTAACGGATGAATAACCGATGTAACAGATGGCAAGAAATGACTCGGTTACATCTGGTATTATCCGCTACTATTATTTGGATTTGCTGCTTTTGCTTTGTGGGCACTAGATTAATCGCATCTGCCGCCGAAATGCCAAAAATACAGCAACAGGGATATTTAACTGTTGCAGTTAAAGATAACCTGCGTCCTCTGGGATTTAAAGATGATAGCGGGAATTTGCAAGGCTTAGAAATTGACTTGGCACAGCAGTTGGCACTTGACTTGCTAGGTAAAAAAGATGCTGTCAAATTTCAACCCGTAGCGAATCGCGATCGCTTATCTGTAATTTTAGACAAGAAAGTTGATTTAGCGATCGCCAGGGTAACAGCAACTGCTTCACGCGCCCGCGTAGTTAATTTGAGTGTTCCCTACTACTTGGATAGCACTGTATTAATTACAAAAGATGCTTCTGTGCAGCAGTTAAAGGATTTGGCAAAACAAAAAATTGCTGTACTTAATAACTCCAGTACAATTGCCAAAGTACGGTACTATTTGCCCAACGCCGAGTTAGTAGGAGTGAATTCCTACCAAGAAGCGCGAGAGCAAATGGAAAATAATGCCGTTGTCGCCTTTGCCGCAGATGCTAGCGTTCTTGCCGGTTGGGTGCAACAATATCCCCAATATCGATTACTAGCAATCAAGCTATCAACTGAACCCTTGTCTGTGGTAATGCCCAAGGGATTGCAGTACGATGAATTAAGACGACGAGTCAATGAAGCGATCGCTCGTTACATAGCAGAAGGTTGGCTCGCTGAACGCGCCCAATATTGGGGTTTACCATAAGTGAGTGCTGTTAGCGGTAGCGGGGCGTTTAGCCCGTGCTGAGTTAGGAGTTAAGAGTTAGGAGTTAAGAATTATTCTCCTCATCTCCCCCATCTCCCTCATCTCCCCCATCTCCCTCATCTCCCTCATCTCCCCCATCTCCCCAATAGGCTGATAATAGATACAGAACCAACTTTTAATATTTGTATTTGCAGGCAATGGATAATAATCTAGCCGTAGTTTATCTCTCAATTTTGGTAGGTTTGCTCACATTTACAGTTGTGGGTGTTTTTCGCCAAATTTTCAAAACTCGCAAGGTTGAAAGTTCTTTTTCTAAGTTACGAAAGAAATTAGAGAAAGAAAAGGGCACAACTCAAGAATATTACGAGTTAGGGAGTATCTATTCCGAAAAAAAATTGTATTCTCAGGCGATCGCATTATTTCAAAAAGCTCTGAAAGCTGCCCAAGAAGAGGACGAAGAAAATATTGCCCCCATTTACAATGGACTAGGCTATGTTTACTTTATTCAAGAGCAATATGATCTAGCAATTCGTCAGTACAAAGAAGCCCTAAAATTTCAACCAGATTATGTGACAGCGTTGAATAATCTTGGTCACGCCTATGAGAAGAAAAAATTAACTACTCAAGCATTACAAACTTACGAAGAAGCACTCAAATTTGCTCCAAATAACTCTATCGCTAAACGCCGCGCTGAATCTTTACGTCGTTTAGTTTCTGCATAAATTATGGCATTGGGTACTGGGGATTGAGCATTGGGCATGGGGCATTGGGCATTGAGAATTGGGCATGGGGAAGCAAGGAGAAAGACTTGGTGCAAATTCTCCTCCTGTCCCCTTGTCTCCCTCATCTCCCTCATCTCCCTCATCTCCCCCACCTCTTCCCAAATTAATTTACCTTTAGCCTCTGAATTTATCGGTTTTCAGGCTTAGGCTTGGAAATAGATAACTGTACGTCTTTTGTCAAAATGTAAAAGATGATTAAGCGGCTAAGGTATTTTTTTTGGCTGGCTATTGCCATCATTGTTGTCATTTATATCTCATTTGGATTAATGGGAAGATTATCTGCTCAGCAGTCTTCAATTTTCCATCCTCTGAGTGCGTTAACTGAGGCAGAAATTAGTACAGCTGTTTCGGTTGTCAAAAGAGAAAAAATTTTGAGCGAAATGGCTGCTTTTCCACTGATTGCTTTACAAGAACCAGATAAAGAAGAAGTTCTAAATTTCACACCTGGTAAAGTTTTTAACCGTAAAGCTTTTTTGGTAATCTATGAACGTTCCCAAAACAAAACTTTTGAGGGAGTTGTTGATTTAACAAGCAAAACCTTAAATTCCTGGAAAGAAATACCCTCTGTCCAACCCGCACTCGTCAATTCAGAATATGAACTAGCAACCCAGGTAGTTAAAGCCGATCCCCGGTGGCAAGCGGCGATGCAAAGGCGGGGAATTAGCGATTTTGAGCGAGTCAAAATCAGTTGGTGGGCACCAGGAATGCTGAGTCAACAGGAAGAAAAAACAGGTAATCGTCTTTGTCGGGGCTTATCTTACTATATGGGCAAACACTGGAATTATTACGGTAGTCCGATTGAAGGAGTGGTAGCAACGGTAAATTTAAATACTGGTAAAATTGCCAGTGTTGTTGATAGGGGAAAAGTGCCTTTATCTCAAGAAAATTGGAACTACGATGTTAAATCTTTGGGCAAATTACTTTCACCACTCAAAGCATTAAAAATTCTGCAACCTAATGGTAAAAGCTTCCAAATTAACGATAATCAAATTAGCTGGCAGGGTTGGAATTTTCGCTATTTAATGCATCCCCGTAGTGGTTTGATGCTGTACCAAGTGACACACAAAGATGGAGAAAATCTCCGGCCAGTTTTATACCGCGCTAGCCTCTCAGAAATGGTAGTTCCTTATGGCGATCCTGAGCCTACTTGGTCATTTAGAAATGCCTTTGATGTTGGGGAATATAACCTTGGGTTATTAGCAAATAAGATGGAGTTAGGTAAGGAAATTCCTGAAAACGGCTTATTGTTAGATACAATATTTGCTGATGAACAGGGAGAACCTTACAAAATGCCAGGGGTTATCGGTATCTACGAACGCGATAATGGAATGCTGTGGAAACATTATGAGTATAATACTCAACGTAATGATGTCCGTCGCAATCGAGAATTAGTGATGACGATGACGGTGGCAATTGACAACTACGATTACAGCCTCAATTGGATTTTTCACCAAGATGGAACTTTAGAAGTACAAAACGAATTAACAGGTATTGTATTGGTACAGGGAACGGCTGCCGAAAAACAATCCCAAGAAAATTTATATGGTCAGCTAATTGCAAAAAACATTATAGGAGTAAATCACCAGCACTTTTTCAACTATCGCCTAGATTTGGATGTCGATGGTAAAGCTAATTCCGTGATGGAAATGAATGTTAACGCTTTGCCGATGGATGAAAAAAATCCTTTAGGAAATGCGATGGTACTGGCAGAAAACCCATTAGCTAAAGAAACAGATGCTGTGCGCGATTTGGATATGAAACACAGTCGAAAATGGATGATTGTGAGTGCAGATAAAAAGAATGCTCTCGGTGCTACACCTGGATATATGCTGATGCCAGAAGGAAATTCGATGTTTTTTCCTGTGGAAGGCTCAAAAATCCGGCAACGAGCAGAATTTGCCACACACCACGTTTGGGTAACAAAATATAAACCTAGTGAACTGTATGCTGGTGGCGATTATCCTAATCAAACTCAACCTAGACAGGGTTTACCTAAATATATTGCAGACGATGAATTGTTGATGGGTGAAGATATCGTGTTATGGTACACAATGGGCGTGACTCATATTCCGCGATCGGAAGATTGGCCTGTGATGCCTGTTCATCGAGTTGGATTTAAGCTAGTACCTAGAGGATTCTTTAGCCGCAATCCAGCTATTAATTTACCAGATTAAAATATTCTTTTTCTTAAGTTTTCTGGGTTGATTTTTTTGGTAATTTGTAAACCTGTAACTTGAATGCTGATAAGCTTATCATAGATCAAATACTGGCAGTTTTCATTCATAGGATAACTCATGAATTTTCCAGAAATTAATATTCCCGGCGATGGCAAACTTCACGCTCGTTTAATTACTTCCTTGGGGGAAATTGTAGTTCGTTTAGAGGAAGAGAAAACCCCCAACACAGTCAAAAATTTTGTCGGTCTAGCAACTGGAACAATTGACTGGAAAGACCCTAAAACTGGTCAATCTCTCAAGGGTACTCCTGCCTACGATGGGATTCGCTTTCACCGAGTCATCCCTGATTTTATGATTCAGTGTGGCGATCCCCTGACTCGTTATCTGGATATGGCTAACCGTTGGGGTACTGGTGGACCGGGATATCAATTTGGAGATGAATTTCATCCCGAATTGAAACACTCTAGTGCGGGTATCCTCTCAATGGCAAATGCAGGACCCGGTACTAATGGTTCGCAATGGTTCATTACAGAAGTACCAACGCCTTACCTTGACCGCAAACACAGTGTTTTTGGTGAAGTTGTGGAAGGTATGGATGTAGTCAACCAGATTGCCAATGTGCCCACGACTAGAGATCGTCCAAATCAAGAGGTAGTGTTACAAAAAGTAGAAATTTTTCGACAGTAACTAATTTTATGTCCGTTTAATTCCTTATCAAAAAACTCCCAGTTTCTGGTGTGTAAGAGCGTCAGCTCTAATGATAAGTGTTCAACGGACTCTCAAGAAACCCCGACGCTGTTGACTGTTGACGCTTAATGGTTAGCAGTCATCAGTCATCAGTCAACAGTCGAGCAATAAATCATGACTCAAACCTTACGCAAACTAATTACATTTGATGAATTTGTTGATTGGTATCCAGAAAACCCACAGCGACGCTATGAATTGCATAGTGGAGTAATTATTGCAATGTCACCACCAACAGGCGAGCATGAACAGGTAATTGGATTTTTAGTTGGAGAAATTGTTACAGAATATAAGCGCTTAAATTTCCCTTATTTGATACCCAAAACAGCATTTATTAAAGCCACTGAGAGCGAATCAGCTTACCCACCAGATATCCTGATATTAAATCAGCCGAATTTAGTAAATGAACCTCTGTGGAAAAAAGAATCAACTGTTAGTCAAGCAGCATCTATTCCGTTGGTCATTGAGGTAGTTAGTACTAACTGGAGAGATGATTATTTAAA
It encodes the following:
- a CDS encoding peptidylprolyl isomerase, yielding MNFPEINIPGDGKLHARLITSLGEIVVRLEEEKTPNTVKNFVGLATGTIDWKDPKTGQSLKGTPAYDGIRFHRVIPDFMIQCGDPLTRYLDMANRWGTGGPGYQFGDEFHPELKHSSAGILSMANAGPGTNGSQWFITEVPTPYLDRKHSVFGEVVEGMDVVNQIANVPTTRDRPNQEVVLQKVEIFRQ
- a CDS encoding Uma2 family endonuclease, which gives rise to MTQTLRKLITFDEFVDWYPENPQRRYELHSGVIIAMSPPTGEHEQVIGFLVGEIVTEYKRLNFPYLIPKTAFIKATESESAYPPDILILNQPNLVNEPLWKKESTVSQAASIPLVIEVVSTNWRDDYLKKAADYEAIGIPEYWIIDYAALGGRRFIGSPKQPTISIYCLVEGEYQVSQFCSGERLQSPAFPDLNLTAEQIFRAATIS
- a CDS encoding primary-amine oxidase — protein: MIKRLRYFFWLAIAIIVVIYISFGLMGRLSAQQSSIFHPLSALTEAEISTAVSVVKREKILSEMAAFPLIALQEPDKEEVLNFTPGKVFNRKAFLVIYERSQNKTFEGVVDLTSKTLNSWKEIPSVQPALVNSEYELATQVVKADPRWQAAMQRRGISDFERVKISWWAPGMLSQQEEKTGNRLCRGLSYYMGKHWNYYGSPIEGVVATVNLNTGKIASVVDRGKVPLSQENWNYDVKSLGKLLSPLKALKILQPNGKSFQINDNQISWQGWNFRYLMHPRSGLMLYQVTHKDGENLRPVLYRASLSEMVVPYGDPEPTWSFRNAFDVGEYNLGLLANKMELGKEIPENGLLLDTIFADEQGEPYKMPGVIGIYERDNGMLWKHYEYNTQRNDVRRNRELVMTMTVAIDNYDYSLNWIFHQDGTLEVQNELTGIVLVQGTAAEKQSQENLYGQLIAKNIIGVNHQHFFNYRLDLDVDGKANSVMEMNVNALPMDEKNPLGNAMVLAENPLAKETDAVRDLDMKHSRKWMIVSADKKNALGATPGYMLMPEGNSMFFPVEGSKIRQRAEFATHHVWVTKYKPSELYAGGDYPNQTQPRQGLPKYIADDELLMGEDIVLWYTMGVTHIPRSEDWPVMPVHRVGFKLVPRGFFSRNPAINLPD
- the rplT gene encoding 50S ribosomal protein L20, with translation MTRVKRGNVARKRRNKILKIAKGFRGSHSTLFRTANQQVMKALRSAYRDRKKKKRDFRRLWITRINAAARLHGLSYSQLIGNLKKADVQLNRKMLAQLAVLDPASFGKVAELANQAKA
- a CDS encoding N-acetylmuramidase domain-containing protein — encoded protein: MKNKQNTINSRLIDRVDEVTSNDIFNLQQDNSFLSESIPASKLQWNAASPEQLEFMQQVYNYHVKSSAKKRPFVNDIPAAELAVIEGGHRAKISAAQSCRDLLAAARAALEQQQQAQVEQALSVKNITLISAYRSASQQFTIWQRNFPNYYRETASKRAGLSGGEHGQKAVAYLAGYISSLVAAPGYSLHNNGLAVDLGTRDKGVNLGASKSQRQPWRQSWLFGWLTVNASQFNYYQNTSIDEPWHWEYRETTPQPSQSEFNEFWEFGSAQQNLLEPAPVDDERFSQEYFEQQESAVLNLPVHTVIDQNALQRSDPPELRSLSSRIPQYTRVRIEQIEGNYARVSGVDGTAYGWTALVNLGTYYKDFQRLQSASLSPSTPLSISANWSSLKRTLASTYNRLGGLMNVLATELNIPQAALLAVWQVESGGRTHVPNQAVIRFENHLLFRQWGQNNQQIYDRHFQHGGHNGISGRPWQNHKFRENPSDAFQGFHGDQAREYQVLALASRLATEEIALQCISIGGPQILGSNYRMIGYTTPREMYDAFQSGERPQVLGFFDFCQYKLGHGSNRGALIRHLAALNWEEFTRGYNGNGQVATYSANLRQAYQAATEIFTLTPPASQSLRDFSGGKSVAIAEGRDELTNVPLLTGHRGTPPDLILRWNEMTVRPTSIDVVVHLHGYSSDRLRMVISRTKEPNSGFVNPSNPGDLSLGRHRPTLAILPRGNYFGGASGNGYNFPALITPTGLTELIEFSLQHFARGFGLGNLQVGRLIITAHSGGGAPLMQILLHNDPHEVHVFDALYQDAHNLIRWAQNRIRRDQTVLETPMSQDAQQYMQQQGGALRVFYKASTPTESYSLTVHQALMAALPNAPSPAALLSNWYRVQKTTIAHGDIPRRYGFQLLGNAAALLPDAYPQ
- the rpmI gene encoding 50S ribosomal protein L35, whose product is MPKLKTRKAAAKRFRATGSGKIVRRKAFKNHLLEHKTSNKKRNLSKTTLVDERDEDNVRLMLPYL
- a CDS encoding transporter substrate-binding domain-containing protein; its protein translation is MNNRCNRWQEMTRLHLVLSATIIWICCFCFVGTRLIASAAEMPKIQQQGYLTVAVKDNLRPLGFKDDSGNLQGLEIDLAQQLALDLLGKKDAVKFQPVANRDRLSVILDKKVDLAIARVTATASRARVVNLSVPYYLDSTVLITKDASVQQLKDLAKQKIAVLNNSSTIAKVRYYLPNAELVGVNSYQEAREQMENNAVVAFAADASVLAGWVQQYPQYRLLAIKLSTEPLSVVMPKGLQYDELRRRVNEAIARYIAEGWLAERAQYWGLP
- a CDS encoding tetratricopeptide repeat protein, which translates into the protein MDNNLAVVYLSILVGLLTFTVVGVFRQIFKTRKVESSFSKLRKKLEKEKGTTQEYYELGSIYSEKKLYSQAIALFQKALKAAQEEDEENIAPIYNGLGYVYFIQEQYDLAIRQYKEALKFQPDYVTALNNLGHAYEKKKLTTQALQTYEEALKFAPNNSIAKRRAESLRRLVSA